Proteins encoded in a region of the Deinococcus hopiensis KR-140 genome:
- a CDS encoding GlcG/HbpS family heme-binding protein → MKNIALITLLTASTAPAQQAPAPVNLATTPTVQVTALSLDAANRLAMQAVAQCAAAGYHVTATVVDRSGVTLAVARSENAGPHTVGASYGKAFTSASGRNLTSEMAKGLQNNPGLAAIPGYLLLAGGVPVRIGAAVVGAVGVGGAPSGLIDEKCATDALKAVLGL, encoded by the coding sequence GTGAAGAACATCGCCCTGATAACCCTCCTGACAGCCTCCACGGCCCCGGCCCAGCAGGCGCCCGCGCCCGTCAACCTGGCGACCACACCGACTGTGCAGGTCACGGCGCTGAGCCTGGACGCCGCGAACAGACTGGCGATGCAGGCGGTGGCCCAGTGCGCCGCCGCGGGCTACCACGTCACGGCCACGGTGGTCGACCGTTCCGGCGTGACCCTGGCTGTGGCCCGCTCCGAAAATGCCGGACCGCACACTGTCGGAGCGAGTTACGGCAAGGCGTTCACCAGCGCCAGTGGGCGCAACCTGACGAGCGAGATGGCCAAAGGGCTGCAGAACAACCCCGGTCTGGCGGCCATCCCCGGTTACCTTCTGCTGGCAGGTGGCGTTCCCGTCCGAATCGGCGCTGCGGTGGTGGGCGCCGTCGGTGTGGGCGGAGCGCCCAGCGGTCTGATCGACGAGAAGTGCGCGACCGACGCCCTCAAAGCGGTCCTCGGCCTGTAA
- a CDS encoding response regulator transcription factor, whose amino-acid sequence MTPSPEPTVYLVDDDAAVRDALAFLLGTVGLQVRVFPDGSALQGGLDGGNVGCLLLDIRMPHVSGLQLQEQLRTQGVDLPIIIMTGHGNVDLCRRAFQQGAVDFLEKPIDETALLEAVQRAIRQHLWQRERAESSAEARSRLARLTEREREVLAGVMDGQTSKQSAKVLGISARTVETHRASLFEKLEVHSLAELMRVYLNVVEGQGGSDP is encoded by the coding sequence ATGACTCCGTCGCCTGAACCCACGGTCTACCTCGTCGATGATGACGCGGCCGTGCGTGACGCCCTAGCATTTTTGCTCGGAACCGTGGGACTGCAGGTCAGGGTTTTTCCCGATGGCTCTGCCCTGCAGGGCGGCCTGGACGGTGGGAACGTGGGCTGCTTGCTGCTCGACATCCGCATGCCCCATGTCAGCGGCCTCCAGCTTCAGGAGCAATTGCGGACGCAGGGGGTCGATCTGCCCATCATCATCATGACGGGGCACGGCAACGTGGACCTGTGCCGCCGCGCCTTTCAGCAGGGCGCGGTGGATTTCCTGGAAAAACCCATCGACGAAACGGCGCTGCTCGAAGCCGTCCAGCGCGCCATCCGTCAACACCTGTGGCAGCGCGAGCGGGCCGAGAGCAGTGCCGAGGCGCGGTCTCGCCTCGCCCGACTGACCGAGCGGGAACGTGAGGTCCTGGCGGGCGTGATGGACGGGCAGACGAGCAAGCAGAGCGCCAAGGTGCTGGGCATCAGCGCCCGCACCGTCGAAACCCACCGCGCCAGCCTCTTCGAGAAACTGGAGGTGCACTCGCTGGCGGAACTGATGCGGGTCTACCTGAACGTGGTGGAGGGGCAGGGCGGGAGCGATCCGTAA